One genomic segment of Catalinimonas alkaloidigena includes these proteins:
- a CDS encoding FAD-binding protein yields the protein MKEFRHRRWKNKINRHEVFPYKYLLPENLKDVQDAVREAEREGFRIRAVGAGHSYSDVAMPDGFLLDMRYLKKVKVLENDKVKTQGNSLVEVEAGITVQKLNRVLDKKKLALINMGAIDNQTISGAIATGTHGGGRNLQSLSGMVRSILLVAAEGKLYRIEPSQGITTVTQHQEDEVTLVQDDEVFYSAVVSMGYSGIVHSYIIEVRPRYWLYENRDVMQWSVLKQQLLDGSVFDDYPIKLEGKQVKRPIRSLFIVVNPYKRGGNHSCMVARTFEVDKPRYRTLRDRSRNLLSLILGSIPITYYLTLLIVNYLPKLVPASLNQSIKAVRDQTYVDKSYKVLFQGLEFIASQGHGAEFAYDRHKPEEYIQVVEAIFAKVDELVKHVGVYPSSSPTIRFVKASDAFIAPEYQMDACYIGNPALVKQRKSRLILNAYQDLNLKMGGKPHWGKITNRLDGQPGLICQWYPRFDQWQRVMLRFNPKGTFLNGFADRLRLATPTGTLQSAKQNMATKP from the coding sequence ATGAAAGAATTTCGTCACCGCCGATGGAAGAATAAAATCAATCGCCATGAGGTTTTTCCCTACAAATATCTTCTTCCCGAAAATTTGAAAGATGTACAGGATGCTGTACGGGAAGCAGAGCGGGAAGGCTTCAGAATACGCGCGGTAGGGGCTGGTCACTCTTACTCAGATGTAGCTATGCCCGATGGCTTCTTGCTGGATATGCGCTATCTCAAAAAGGTGAAAGTATTGGAAAATGACAAAGTAAAAACTCAAGGCAATTCCCTGGTAGAAGTGGAGGCGGGTATTACTGTCCAAAAACTCAACCGTGTACTGGATAAGAAAAAACTGGCGCTCATCAATATGGGAGCCATTGACAACCAGACGATCAGCGGGGCCATTGCTACGGGAACGCATGGAGGTGGAAGAAATTTACAATCTCTTTCTGGGATGGTGCGCTCCATACTGCTGGTAGCGGCTGAAGGGAAATTATATAGAATAGAGCCTTCTCAGGGTATCACTACAGTCACACAGCATCAGGAGGATGAAGTTACTTTGGTACAGGACGATGAAGTATTTTACAGCGCTGTCGTCAGTATGGGCTATAGTGGTATTGTACATTCTTACATCATAGAAGTGCGTCCTCGCTACTGGCTGTACGAAAACCGGGACGTCATGCAGTGGTCTGTGCTGAAACAACAACTTTTGGATGGTTCTGTTTTTGATGATTATCCGATCAAGCTTGAAGGCAAGCAGGTAAAGCGTCCTATCAGGAGTCTGTTCATTGTGGTCAATCCTTATAAGAGGGGTGGGAATCACAGTTGTATGGTTGCTCGCACTTTTGAGGTAGATAAGCCCAGATACCGGACGTTACGAGATAGGAGTCGTAACCTGCTGAGCCTTATCCTGGGCAGCATACCCATCACCTATTACCTGACTTTACTGATCGTCAATTATCTGCCGAAACTGGTGCCGGCTTCACTGAACCAATCCATCAAAGCGGTGAGGGATCAGACTTATGTAGACAAATCGTATAAAGTACTTTTTCAGGGACTGGAATTCATTGCCAGCCAGGGGCATGGTGCTGAGTTTGCTTACGACCGACATAAACCCGAGGAGTATATACAGGTGGTGGAAGCTATTTTTGCCAAAGTAGATGAACTGGTAAAGCATGTAGGTGTTTATCCCAGTTCTTCGCCGACCATTCGTTTTGTCAAAGCCTCGGATGCGTTTATCGCCCCGGAATATCAGATGGATGCCTGCTACATCGGTAATCCTGCTTTGGTGAAACAGCGTAAGTCAAGGCTAATTCTCAACGCCTATCAGGACCTGAACCTGAAAATGGGCGGTAAGCCGCACTGGGGTAAAATCACTAACCGTCTGGATGGGCAGCCCGGATTGATTTGTCAATGGTACCCCAGGTTTGACCAGTGGCAAAGGGTGATGCTTCGCTTCAATCCGAAAGGTACTTTCCTGAATGGCTTCGCTGATCGTCTGCGTTTGGCAACCCCAACCGGAACCCTGCAAAGTGCTAAGCAGAATATGGCTACTAAGCCCTGA
- a CDS encoding SdpI family protein — MKELKLGEFLRKDWLALLFLLLPLVLTLSLWNQLPERFATHWGLNGEANGYQDKTSFLIFLIAINLFTYAILSVVPYIDPKPQSKRLIKPLRLVRMIVMAFLAVVMGSVVLKATGYALDIILIAKLCIIALYLVLGNMMSKFPPNYFAGIRTPWTLESPEVWRQVHRVASKLWVSCSLVLLLFVFRLGNTAYYILFAATTLVLIFFPIIHSYLLYRKTQP; from the coding sequence ATGAAAGAATTAAAACTGGGTGAGTTTTTACGTAAAGATTGGCTTGCCTTATTATTTCTACTGCTTCCGCTTGTATTAACATTATCCTTATGGAATCAGCTCCCTGAGCGATTTGCTACACATTGGGGCCTGAACGGAGAGGCTAATGGCTATCAGGATAAAACTTCTTTCTTGATATTTCTGATAGCCATAAATTTATTTACCTATGCGATACTTTCGGTAGTGCCCTATATAGATCCAAAGCCGCAAAGCAAACGTCTTATCAAGCCATTGCGCCTTGTTCGTATGATCGTCATGGCTTTTTTAGCCGTAGTGATGGGAAGTGTGGTACTCAAGGCTACAGGCTACGCACTTGACATCATTCTGATTGCGAAGCTTTGTATTATTGCGCTATATCTTGTACTGGGCAATATGATGTCAAAATTTCCGCCCAACTACTTTGCCGGAATCCGTACGCCCTGGACCTTGGAAAGCCCTGAAGTCTGGCGTCAGGTACACAGAGTAGCTTCCAAACTCTGGGTATCCTGTTCACTCGTTCTGCTGTTATTTGTATTTCGGCTGGGCAATACAGCATACTATATTTTGTTTGCTGCTACTACATTAGTATTGATATTTTTCCCCATTATCCATTCATACTTGCTTTATCGCAAGACCCAACCTTAG
- a CDS encoding autorepressor SdpR family transcription factor, whose translation MKGFFKAMGDPTRRQILEMLKDKDLTAGQISEAFHISKPSISYHLDLLKNADLVFASKQGQYIYYSLNTTVLDEVISWLMDLNQPKNKSEQKRKPL comes from the coding sequence ATGAAAGGATTCTTTAAAGCGATGGGCGACCCTACCCGAAGGCAAATACTGGAGATGTTGAAAGATAAAGACCTGACAGCCGGCCAAATCTCAGAAGCTTTTCATATCAGCAAGCCCAGTATTTCTTATCATCTTGACTTATTGAAAAATGCTGACCTGGTTTTTGCCAGCAAGCAGGGGCAGTATATCTACTACTCGCTGAATACCACTGTATTAGATGAAGTCATAAGCTGGCTGATGGATCTGAATCAGCCTAAAAACAAATCTGAACAAAAAAGAAAACCTTTATGA